In one Brassica oleracea var. oleracea cultivar TO1000 chromosome C9, BOL, whole genome shotgun sequence genomic region, the following are encoded:
- the LOC106312982 gene encoding phosphatidate cytidylyltransferase 1 — translation MEEESNVTSSSPSTPVQRLRHRKRSSTEVLDGDKVNASPLLVNDRNKYKSFMVRTYSTLWMIAGFVMVVYMGHLYITAMVLVIQIFMAKELFNLLRKAPEDKCLPGIKQLNWHFFFTAMLFVYGRILSQRLANTVTADQFLYRLVSGLIKYHMAICYFLYIIGFMWFILTLKKKMYKYQFGQYAWTHMILIVVFTQSSFTVANIFEGIFWFLLPASLIIINDIFAYIFGFFFGRTPLIKLSPKKTWEGFIGASVTTIISAFVLANVLGRFPWLTCPRQDLSTGWLQCDADPLFKPEPFTLPAWIPGWFPWKEMEVLPVQWHALCLGLFASIIAPFGGFFASGFKRAFKIKDFGDSIPGHGGITDRMDCQMVMAVFAYIYLQSFIVSQSVSVDKILDQILTNLSFEEQQALFTRLGQMIGNS, via the exons ATGGAAGAAGAGAGTAACGTTACCAGCTCCTCCCCTTCAACACCAGTACAAAGGCTTAGGCATCGAAAACGCTCTTCTACTGAG GTTCTTGATGGGGACAAAGTGAATGCAAGCCCTCTGCTTGTTAATGATCGAAACAAGTACAAATCTTTCATGGTCCGGACTTACTCTACACTATGGATGATTGCGGGTTTCGTCATGGTTGTCTATATGGGGCATCTCTATATCACTGCCATGGTGCTTGTTATCCAGATCTTTATGGCCAAAGAGCTCTTTAATCTTCTCAGGAAAGCACCTGAGGATAAATGTCTCCCCGGGATCAAACAGCTGAACTG GCACTTCTTTTTCACTGCCATGCTTTTCGTGTATGGCCGGATCCTTAGTCAACGGTTAGCTAATACTGTGACTGCTGACCAGTTCCTCTACAGGCTAGTCAGCGGCTTAATCAAATACCATATGGCTATCTGTTACTTCTTGTATATTATAG GTTTCATGTGGTTCATTCTAACATTGAAGAAGAAGATGTACAAGTACCAGTTTGGCCAATATGCATGGACCCACATGATTTTGATAGTCGTCTTTACTCAGTCCTCCTTCACTGTTGCCAACATATTCGAAGGAATCTTCTG GTTTCTTCTTCCAGCATCTTTAATTATAATCAACGACATCTTTGCTTACATTTTCGGTTTCTTCTTTGGAAGAACACCATTAATAAAGCTATCTCCAAAGAAAACATGGGAGGGATTCATCGGAGCCTCTGTAACAACCATCATCTCTGCATTTGTT CTGGCAAATGTTTTGGGTCGTTTCCCATGGTTGACATGCCCGCGTCAG GATTTGTCCACTGGCTGGCTACAATGTGATGCTGATCCATTGTTCAAACCTGAACCTTTTACTTTACCCGCGTGGATTCCGGGATGG TTTCCATGGAAGGAAATGGAGGTCCTCCCTGTTCAGTGGCATGCTTTATGCCTCGGTTTGTTTGCATCAATCATAGCACCTTTCGGAGGGTTTTTCGCCAGCGGGTTTAAAAGAGCATTCAAAATCAAG GACTTTGGTGATAGTATTCCAGGACATGGTGGAATCACTGATAGAATGGACTGCCAG ATGGTAATGGCAGTATTTGCTTACATATATCTCCAGTCATTTATCGTCTCCCAAAGCGTTTCGGTTGACAAAATCCTGGACCAG ATATTGACGAACCTTAGCTTCGAGGAACAACAAGCTCTCTTCACTAGATTAGGGCAAATGATCGGTAACTCATAG
- the LOC106314353 gene encoding uncharacterized protein LOC106314353, whose amino-acid sequence MLKLKPKLNALMRCNLGDGKSVSFWFDWWTDLGPLISVCGRRGTRDLRIPIDATAPNGHWSLPPARSDEAETLQVVLSTMQPPSSLRGKDCFLWRSGAHSFLPKFSSKATWNFVRQPSPLVSWYKLIWFKEEIPRCSFVSWMSVLSRLPTRDRLISWGMQVPPVCPLCSLDHESHAHMFFSCCFSTAVWSHFTGWLLPTTPDSLASLETTIALPHIASCSGAVSVIKLLMQVIVYSLWRERNVRIFKNVSSTAAAIAKYVDRSMRDRLLSLAPPADGHDTLLLLYLS is encoded by the coding sequence ATGCTGAAGCTGAAGCCGAAGCTAAATGCCTTAATGAGATGCAATTTAGGGGATGGGAAGTCTGTTAGCTTCTGGTTTGACTGGTGGACTGATCTTGGTCCCCTAATCTCTGTGTGTGGCAGGAGAGGTACTAGGGACCTTCGTATTCCCATTGACGCTACTGCACCTAATGGACACTGGTCTCTTCCACCGGCGAGATCCGACGAAGCTGAAACCTTGCAGGTGGTTCTCTCAACGATGCAGCCACCATCATCTTTGCGCGGAAAGGATTGTTTCCTTTGGCGGAGTGGTGCTCACTCTTTTCTGCCCAAGTTCTCTTCTAAAGCTACTTGGAACTTTGTAAGACAACCCTCCCCTCTGGTATCGTGGTATAAACTTATCTGGTTCAAAGAAGAGATTCCCCGCTGTTCTTTTGTCTCTTGGATGTCAGTTTTATCAAGGCTGCCTACTAGAGATAGGCTCATCTCTTGGGGAATGCAGGTTCCTCCGGTGTGTCCCCTATGTTCTCTGGACCATGAATCGCACGCTCATATGTTCTTCTCCTGCTGCTTCTCAACTGCAGTTTGGTCTCACTTCACGGGCTGGTTGCTCCCTACCACTCCGGATTCACTCGCCTCTTTGGAAACCACCATTGCTCTGCCACATATTGCTTCCTGCTCGGGTGCTGTGTCTGTTATTAAACTTTTGATGCAGGTCATCGTCTACAGCCTGTGGAGAGAGAGGAACGTCCGTATCTTTAAGAATGTTTCCTCTACCGCAGCGGCGATCGCCAAGTATGTTGATCGTTCTATGAGGGATCGTCTCTTGTCCTTAGCCCCTCCAGCTGATGGCCACGACACGCTCCTCCTGCTCTACCTTTCATGA
- the LOC106316196 gene encoding disease resistance protein ADR2-like, whose product MSLMATSSSSLPHVVFPSFHGPDVRSGILSHLRNVFARKGITMFNDNDIERGHTIGSKLVEAITKAEVSIVLLSKNYASSIWCLGELLEILKCKEASELIVIPIFYDVDPSDVRIQTGDFGIAFKKTCEGVTEKQKQRWIQALTRVANIAGEHSRIWTDEAAMLEKISSHVLKQLKVKKLWEEFRIRDVDQNHYITVQELHYAMTQLWSFNNLIIFYFFPSLGIL is encoded by the exons ATGTCTCTCATGGCGACTTCTTCTTCTTCCTTGCCTCATGTTGTCTTCCCGAGCTTCCACGGGCCAGATGTTCGTAGTGGAATCCTCAGTCATTTACGCAATGTCTTTGCAAGGAAAGGAATCACGATGTTCAATGATAATGACATCGAAAGAGGCCATACGATTGGATCTAAACTCGTGGAAGCCATTACAAAAGCGGAAGTGTCAATTGTTTTGCTCTCGAAGAATTACGCTTCTTCAATATGGTGTTTAGGTGAATTGCTTGAAATCTTGAAGTGCAAAGAAGCTTCGGAGCTGATCGTGATACCGATTTTCTATGACGTTGATCCGTCGGATGTACGGATTCAGACGGGAGACTTTGGCATCGCATTCAAGAAAACATGTGAAGGTGTAACAGAGAAACAGAAGCAGAGATGGATCCAAGCTTTGACACGTGTAGCAAACATAGCTGGAGAACACTCGCGTATCTG GACTGATGAAGCTGCGATGCTCGAAAAAATTTCCAGTCATGTGTTGAAACAACTGAAAGTGAAAAAGCTATGGGAAGAATTTAGGATTCGTGATGTAGACCAAAATCATTACATAACTGTACAAGAGCTTCACTATGCGATGACTCAGTTGTGGAGTTTCAATAATTTAATAATTTTCTATTTTTTTCCTTCGTTAGGGATATTATAG
- the LOC106315935 gene encoding serine/threonine-protein kinase HT1-like produces MPGSCFNPFRRSLRSKFPPEPSFPALSANPSSSKTNRYAESETMEKKRFDSMESWSMILESENVETWEASKGEREEWTADLSQLFIGNKFASGAHSRIYRGIYKQRAVAVKMVRIPTHKEETKAKLEQQFKSEVALLSRLFHPNIVQFIAACKKPPVYCIITEYMSQGNLRMYLNKKEPYSLSIETVLRLALDISRGMEYLHSQGVIHRDLKSNNLLLNDEMRVKVADFGTSCLETQCREAKGNMGTYRWMAPEMIKEKPYTRKVDVYSFGIVLWELTTALLPFQGMTPVQAAFAVAEKNERPPLPASCQPALAHLIKRCWSENPSKRPDFSNIVAVLEKYDECVKEGLPLTSHASLTKTKNAILDRLKGCVSAISSKSSSSVPVNA; encoded by the exons ATGCCTGGTTCATGTTTCAACCCGTTTCGACGGTCTCTAAGATCCAAGTTCCCTCCAGAGCCTTCCTTCCCGGCCTTATCCGCTAACCCGTCTTCCTCAAAAACCAATCGGTATGCAGAAAGTGAGACGATGGAGAAGAAGAGATTCGACAGTATGGAGTCTTGGTCGATGATTCTTGAGTCCGAGAACGTGGAGACATGGGAAGCTTCTAAAGGTGAAAGAGAGGAATGGACCGCTGATCTTTCTCAGCTTTTTATCGGAAACAAGTTTGCTTCCGGAGCGCACAGCAGAATCTATAGAGGGATCTACAAACAAAGAGCCGTTGCTGTGAAGATGGTGAGGATCCCTACACACAAGGAAGAGACAAAGGCTAAGCTCGAACAGCAGTTTAAGTCCGAGGTTGCTCTGCTTTCTCGTCTCTTTCACCCTAACATCGTCCAG TTTATCGCGGCGTGCAAGAAACCTCCCGTATACTGCATAATAACTGAGTATATGTCCCAAGGAAATCTCCGAATGTATCTAAACAAGAAAGAGCCTTACTCGCTATCTATCGAAACTGTACTAAGGCTGGCTCTAGACATCTCAAGGGGAATGGAGTATCTTCACTCACAGGGTGTTATCCACAGAGACCTAAAGTCCAACAATTTGCTTTTGAACGATGAAATGAGGGTTAAAGTTGCAGATTTTGGGACTTCTTGTCTTGAGACGCAATGCAGAGAGGCCAAGGGTAATATGGGAACTTATCGATGGATGGCTCCGGAGATGATCAAGGAGAAGCCTTACACTAGAAAAGTTGATGTTTATAGCTTTGGGATCGTTCTATGGGAACTCACCACTGCCTTGCTTCCGTTCCAAGGCATGACTCCAGTGCAAGCCGCATTCGCAGTCGCTGAAAAG AACGAAAGACCGCCTTTGCCGGCAAGCTGTCAACCAGCATTAGCTCACCTGATCAAGAGGTGTTGGTCGGAAAACCCTTCCAAGCGGCCGGACTTCTCAAACATTGTGGCGGTGCTAGAGAAGTATGACGAGTGTGTCAAAGAAGGCTTGCCTTTGACGTCACACGCAAGCCTCACGAAGACCAAAAACGCCATTCTTGATCGTCTTAAAGGCTGCGTCTCAGCCATCAGCTCAAAATCGTCTTCCTCTGTTCCTGTAAATGCTTAG